The proteins below are encoded in one region of Lactuca sativa cultivar Salinas chromosome 3, Lsat_Salinas_v11, whole genome shotgun sequence:
- the LOC128132790 gene encoding uncharacterized protein LOC128132790, whose product MAPSETIIQLTATSHFTIKLTATNFPVWLKQVQSPLIGLALDDFITGSIPSSSKTLSKDTTTTRNPAYTLCQSRSRIISLKSKLTKNPKGNHHVVDFLHDLRMIADELAIAQSPIDEEDVMVHILSQLGEEYGHITVALNIQETSIFFSKLFDKLVDFE is encoded by the exons ATGGCACCTTCTGAAACCATCATTCAACTCACAGCCACAAGTCACTTTACAATCAAACTCACAGCCACAAACTTCCCAGTGTGGCTCAAGCAAGTTCAATCACCCCTCATTGGCCTTGCCCTAGATGATTTCATTACTGGCTCTATACCATCATCATCCAAAACTCTCAGCAAAGACACCACCACCACGCGAAACCCTGCATACACACTCTG TCAATCTCGGTCCAGAATCATCTCCCTCAAATCTAAACTCACAAAGAACCCTAAAGGAAATCACCATGTGGTTGATTTTCTTCATGACTTGAGGATGATTGCGGATGAACTTGCAATTGCACAAAGCCCCATTGATGAGGAAGATGTCATGGTTCATATACTAAGTCAGCTTGGAGAAGAATATGGACACATCACTGTTGCCCTCAATATTCAAGAAACATCAATATTTTTCTCTAAACTCTTTGACAAATTAGTTGATTTTGAATGA